Part of the Camelus bactrianus isolate YW-2024 breed Bactrian camel chromosome 23, ASM4877302v1, whole genome shotgun sequence genome, GCTTAGATCCTGCCACCACAAACATGGAGGTCTCCTTAATGAACGTGTCAGAACAGGAGAGCCAGATAAGGGGTGGGTCAgtacaataaaaatgattaatgatattgGAGCCACAGAAGGTCAAGCGATGTGTCCACATGGTCTCCATCAGTCCACTAAGGAACCCATAGACATATGGACCAGCAATCAGGCAAATACAGACCCCTTTGGACATCTTGCTGCTATAAAGCAAAGGTTACAGATGGCCATGTACCTATCATAAGCCATTACAGCTAACATGTAATACTCAGTAATAACCATGGCAATGAAAAAATAGCACCGGACTTAACAAGCAGTATAGGAAATGGTTTTTTTCTCTAATAAGAAGTTCATCAACATCTTGAGAGTCACATTAGTGAAACAGCACAAATCCGAGCAGGACAGACTGTCAAGAAACAAGTACATAGGGGTGTGGAGGCGAGAATCTATCCTGATCAGGACCAGCATCCCAAGGTTCCCCCCAACAGTGATCAAGTAGATCACCAGGAACAGCACAAAAAGAATGGGCTGAAGATCTGGACGATCCATTAATCCCAAGAGAACAAATTCAGTCACTAAGCTGGAATTTCTTCTGACCATTTCCTTAGGTGCCGGCATTGTTCACTtagatgaattaaaataaattaagaagtgAATGAGAAGTCCATCATACgcttcttctctctctcattctctctctttttcttctactttcaaCTACCATCACACATAGCGATTAGACAGAGTCAGGAGCTGTAGGAAGTAGGACTTTTAAGAAGGTCATAGCCTGTAATATCTAGGTATATAATGTGCAGATGATTCCCAAAGAGGATGGTTCCTATGACTCCAACTTGTTGGAGAAGGAGGGAATTATGAtctaaagtttatttaaaatcgTTTGAACCACTAACTGCCACCTATGATTTACTACAAAATTATGGGCTTTATCATTGATCCCAGGAACAATTTGAGACAAAACAGTGACGTGCTAGAAAACACTTTTGCAGATCTTAACAGTGTGTGCATATTTAGAAGTCTGAACTTTGAGAATCACACTCATTACTTGCTGTATTAGAGAGCTCAAATTATAGAGATTTGAAGAAAATTCTGCAGGACCTATTTTACTACTATATCCAAAAAATACAGGAGATTGTGGTATTCTTATGTGAAAAGACCAAAGATAAATAATCCAGATTTGGAAATAACAAAGTCCTATATGAATTACTCATGAAGGAATTTTCACTCAGAAGAGTTTGTGTGAATAAAGCAAGAGAAACTTGGATAGAGGAAAAGGGAAGTGGCCAAACTTAGACCACAGTTTTCTTcacttattaattaattaatttatttttcatttatcccAGAAAATGTTTAAGGAGTTTACAGCATACAAAAACAGCTGGCAAATTTGAGCTGTTGTTGGAACAAAATTTGACTCAAAATTTTCTGACAGCACATATAAATAGTTCAACCACCTTCGTTACAGACTTACAATGCCCAGAAGTTATAAAAAGAATCTAATCAGGAGGAGAGTACAGCTCAGGTAGTAGAGCGCATGCGTAGCacgcatgaggttctgggttcaagccacagtacttcctctaagaataaacacATAAATGTAATTACTTcaacccaccccccaaaaaaagaaactaaTCGAGAGAGATAGAGTTATCCTTAGTATAGAGTTTAGGTGACATTAATTATAATGAAAGGATTacactttcagataaaattaTCATTCCAGATAATATCGATTATAATGAAAGAATAGACTGAGAAATTCTTGTGCCAGGAGTctggagaatatattttcattatggATCCTCATTGGGTTCATGTGTTATTTTATAAGCTATACAATAAATAAGATAAGTATCACAACTGGAATGCCTATGGGAACTAATTAGAGAATAAGTGTGTAAAGTGGGTTGGGTATAAGAGTGAACTGAAGGAAACTAGAGGGCTGTTCCAGACTAAAGTGTCAGCAGACACAAAGGCCAGTTGACTTTTACTTGTATGGTAATGTTGGCCACGTGTTCCAAGATCTTACAcatccaattttaaaaagatatcagaattcattattattatttttatgtgaaactTATCAAATATAGTGTTGGCAAATAATTCAAGTTTTAAACCTATCTTTAACCAGAGCAGAACAAAAGAAATCTGTAGGCTTGATCCACTGAGATTCAAAGAACAATTCACCAATTATATTTGCAGTATCTAAGCTATTCCTAGAGATTGAACCAAGTACCCTCAGAAGTTACCTACTTTGATCTTGTAATATTTTTATGATCTTGTAGGAGCTTGTCATTATAATAAGATAATCTTTGTATATAAAGAACAGTCAACACTATGTGTGTGCAAATCACTTTGCAAGGGAATTAAAAATAACTGGTAACAGTGCTTGACTTGAAAGATCAGGTGGTGCCTTCATGGTGAAGGAGATATATGAAGAGAAAACTAAAGTTAGAAGTAATTAGTTCAATAACAAGATTTGAACACAGTAATTAATTGTGCTCTGGAATCAGGATATGGATCACAGAATGATAACCTTTAACTAGGGCTTGAAGGATAACTAAGACTTTTCTAGAAGGACAAGTATAAGGAGGACTTTTAGATAGGGTAAAGGGTTCATGAGAGGCAGAAAGCTTTCAAGAGAAATTGACAATATCCCATATCAGTGTAGGGTTGATCTGTTGTGTcaactaaaacattttaaaatggcaaGTAGCCAAACAAATTGACAGTCTCCAAAACAGGCCAAGAAGTATGAATACTCTTGATAGCTACAAGGTAgcatatttttgaattattttggaatgtatgtgtttatgtgtgttacATCCATGTTATGGTGATGCATTTGAACAAAAATTCCCTGttaatttgaaaaagaagtaaTTTGCAGCTTAAATCTATAGCTTTGGCCTTTGGGAGGAAAGTACAATAATTAGAGAACTGGgatttataaacaacagaaatgctcTTTCCAGACCACTTTCACCAGAACGATGAGTCCATTTGGAAAACATACACTTCGTATATGCAAATCTTCCATTTTAATGGCTTAAAGACACTTACCTAATCTTTAAATTTATGCAACTATGCCGTAAATATTAGCACTTGTTTGGTCATCATATTACATTTAACAACTAATACAGGcaaaaataaagatgataaaatataaaagaatttaaTCTGCCTGTTTCATATCCTTTCTTTTATATAAATTCAGCAACCACACTCtacaatttaagaagaaaagactGTGTTTTGTTAATAGTACTTCCTCTTGTTTACATAGGCACTTCAGTTTTACAGTACAATTACGCTACTCTGCTTTATTTTACCTTTAGAAGAATCCTGCAATTGATATAAAGCAAGTACAATTAGGAATGGGGAAAATGGGTACAAATAAATGTGAAGTTTGCTGTCACCTAAGTTTTTAGATGAgttattttcaaaactgtttaGCAAAACAAATGGACATTGGGCAACAAAATAGATCTATGGTAAAAAACAAGTTTGGAAAATACTTAGTTTTGGGGAAAtaaagagcaagagagagagaaaatgtttttttttgttgttgttgttgttgcaggAAATCTCAGAGCCATTTATATGTCCATGTAACTGGGAAACTACAGAGCAGGGTAAGAATATGCAGCCTTTCCTAAGCTTCCTCATTCAATGAGTCTGGAGAATCTTAAGTGTTCTCTTTAGGTTAAGAATCCCTAATTCTACACTGAGCACCAGACATTATTAGAATTCTTGCAGCTCACCAGCTGAGCAAAATACGAGGAAGGTATATTATGTACTACTTGGAAAACCATCTTCATTAGTAATACCACTAGTAGGGAACAAAAGCACTTTTGAATATATCATGGAATTgcactctcaaaaaaaaatccttgggaaaaaatacagaacatGGAAGAACCCCACAAATATAGAGGGAATAGAAAGAAGCAGGAAAGATCTAAGAACTCTGAGGGAATTAGCACACAGTGTGACATCAGAGCTCTGCACCTAAGTCACAGGTAGACACAAAACATTTGTACCCTCAAAAACATAATCTATACAGCTGAATCCCAAGTGCTAGTTCTTCTTTGCTCATTATATTGCATCAAACAAAATGGCTGCTTCTTAAGTTTCTATTTGAGACAAGGCACATGGTAAATTAACCTAAATGTAGATATGCCTTAAGACAAgctctaaatattttaaacatgctCATAAAATTTGcacacattttaacatttctgcTTTTAAATTAGTACAtattaagttctttaaaaaaaaaaaatcatgcctcTCTAagattcccccccccctttttttagcTCTAACTTGCCATCCATGACCCAGTTCCCAAGACCACTCTAATTAAGTTTCTTGCCTGGTTTACATTTTAAAGGCCCAAAGTACCTGGAAAACATGATTCtcaatatctcaataaaaatcttTGAGATCTGAAATGTGCATATGACAAATACAGTtggcaaattttaaatatttttgagaaatgtcaATGATAAATTCAAGCTAGTTACATAAGaactaaagtctttttttttttttcccactgaaagtAAGTATCTGAATGATTTTGGAATACTTAAAAGAAATTCAACTGAAGATTATGCTGTTGAAGAGTGGGTGCTGCTGGGATGTGTCAGAGGCTCATGTTTAATGGCTGTGGAGATGTCTTTGATAGCTCCCTACTTAATTTTGACTGCACCCAATGTGCCCTTGTAGTTAgaaatattgtttatttatttgatactTATGCAGTAAgtatcaaaattttatttctgtaactcTTTCATCTTCTAAATCCTTTTCCAGCATACAATACTGAATAATTCATATTAAATTATTGGAGAGATTACTGAATCCACTTTAAAATAACCATGAATATTTTGATCTCTGTAAAAGaaatatcacacacaaaaaattaattaaactttAGGGAGGTAGGAAACCACACACTCTTCTAAAAGGGTTTTTCTTATGACATTAGTGTCCAGTTTGAAAGCTCTGGGACATTAGTAGTCAGTGTAGGTAGCAATGAGTTCTTTAAAGCCTGTGTTCTTTATTTCAAGaaatataactgaaataaaactccACATAGTTTAAATTCACTCACCAATATAAAATTGCTTTCTTTTGGAttggaattaaaataaataactaggcaaaaaagaaaacatagatttGTTTATGCTAATGAATTTGATTCCCAAAGATATTGATACTCatagatgtttatttttttattatgtaaagATGCAAGGAAAAAATCATCAAACATAATTTATTTGGAATCACTGAGCGAAAAACCGGAGGTGCCATTTATGGTAAATTGGTCAACATGGTCAATATTTGGTGAAAATTTGGAGTTCCAAgaatttcctcttctcctcctcaaaaaaatcaatcaatgaaaATGCAAAGCTCACTTTTACAAGTGTCACTGGTAACTGAAATGCtactcatttaaatatttattgaggaaaaGTTTTCCCTCTTCAGGGTTCAATTGACATGCATATGTCTGATGTAGCAGAATAACAATGAAATGCTGTCACATTCACTAGCTGTCGCACATACATAGGGCCACCATTTTGTAGCCCCATAAAGTGGATTGAGTGGGAGAATAGGAGATATTGAACCCAAGAAATGGATCACAGAAAATATATGTAAGGGTTATTGAAGTTCGGTTGCAGTCTAGAAACTACCTCAATTTGCCATTAAGACATAGATCAGTCTGCAAGAATAGCTGGGCAAATAGTGATATTTTAAGGTAGGCAAAGAAGAAAATGGTAGCTAAGTCATGTGGTTGGTGGAGCCATGCATCTCAAGTGAATATGAACTTCCCGGGAAGGAGCACCTTCCTTGTCTACTCTACCATAATGAGCTCCGGCACCTTCCTCCTACCTCTCCATTCCAACATCTCATAAATATAAGGGCAAAATACATTGACTGATTACAAACAGTGAACCTAATTTAGATCATGCTGCACATTGTGGCTTCGTACTAGTCAATGGTAGTAAAAACTAGTAAAAACTCTTGTGCTTTTCCATTTAGAAAACAGTCTTTTTATCTTGTTGTTAGGGATTTTCCTCTGTGGACTTCAGAGTCCTCATCTATTCAATATCAGActttgattaaataatttttaaattcccattatttattgcatttatttatgTAGTTACAAATCCTAACCTCATTACTAGTCATGTATCTCTTAGttaatatgtaaattttaccCCTAAGCCTCTCTCCTCAATAATTTAAAGAGAGATTTATAAagttctatgtttttttttttttgctaggatGAGCATAATTCCTGCTTCAGtttgtctgtttctgatttgaattattccataaatattttttgagaactGTTCTTTCAACAGTATtattctaaaaatgtttaaaagattgTCAAGTGCTTACTGTAATATGGTTATTCAATGTGTGTTAAATTATTGAATGGATGGAAAGAATGCTATTTGTAAAGGAAAATGATTGGTGTAAAGACATGAttccaataaaatgttatattttctaGTGACCAAtctaaataagaaatacataaagaataattttaactGGCTAAGAAATTAAGCTCACATTCAAAGCTGCTTTTGTTGTCACTAGACTCCTACTGATGAAGACCCAGAAgtgaaacaagaaaagaaaatgcaagaacaGAAGTCAGAATTTTCATCCCTACCTGACCCAAGGAAAGATTCTCTCAGAGACACTAGTGGTCCAAGTGATGATTTGCTGAGAATGATTTATACCCACCTGGTAATTGGGAGCTTTTACCCCTAAAGCATTTTCAACACACTCTGAGGAAATAATTATAACATTGCTGTAAGAGAAAACTCCACAGAAAATAGTGATTATGTGGAGTCATACTCATTGGAGTCTTGGGATTTGCACAGTGGGATTGCATCAGTTTGTAATCATTTTGAGCTGACTGCTTTGGGTGATCAGGAGTTTATTCTCATGGAATTTCTGCATCATGGATCTCCACTTAGTCTAATCAGATCAATAGAATAattaataaagatataaaatgatTACATAATTCATAGACATGGATGTTTCTATGATATCTTCCCAGTCTGAATCGTGCTTTGTAAATGCCTTCTACAAAACTACTTTTGAGTGAATGTTTGCTAAAAAGACTTTCATATCTAGAATAAAGTGGTTAAATGATAAAACCCAGCAAGTAAAATCATTTGGACATGATATCATAATGAATTGTAGTAGAGTGAGTTTAAGGTATATGGCCCAAGTGttgaaaagtaatattttatggaaaacctggtgagaatgtaatttaGCAATATTTCATTTAGTTGAACTCACATGAAAATACACAGGCTAAAAGCAAAAACATtgtgtctatgttttcttcctaTTTACGAAGTATTCAATTATCCTCTGATCCAAAAAGTACAAAGATAATAATGATATAATCATATGCTTAAATAGTTATTATTGTAATTGTGAAGGCAAAAGACATGTGAATCCTTCCATGATGTATTGAATCAAAGCTTTTACTATGATCTACCTCTAGATATTTTTTCTCACCCTCATCTGTCTGCTTAGCCATTATTGGTCTTGTGAGAACCTCTTTCAGACTCAGGCCATTCCCACAGCTCTTGTCACTACCTTGAATACTGTTTCTCCCGGACTTCCTCAACTTCTTGCCTACCTATCATTTAAATGACTTAAAGGTCAATTTCTCTACCCAAATGAAACCTGCTCACCACCACAATTATTCCAGCTTATCTTACCTTGTTGTTTCTTTATGACATTCCTTACAATCTTACTGTAAATatagtactttatttttttcacttaagatttgttttcttttccagactATTAATTCCAAGAGGATAGCAGACTGCGATTTCATGTTCACTATATACACAGCATTCAGTACAGTAATGGGAAAATGCTAAGTTGcccataaatatttactaaggaaatgtattaaaaaatagagcaagatttcacccaccagtctgttttgtttttgttcacaTGATGTTTCAAACTGACAAATTTTGTGTGAATTACAgtattatgaattttttttttaaatcaaactaaTCTGACTCCCCATGGCTTGCATTCTGGTGTGGAAATACATGACTAAAGCTAAGCAGCAGCTTCTTCCATTAAAAGGTAAATGCACCATGGTTTGTCAAGAGCTGCTAAACTACTTATTATGATCTTCTAACCCTCATGCCAACTTCacaactttatttcattttttggccACAATATTGAACATAGTGTGAGATTCACTAAACATTTTAGTTACAAAGTAGAATAGGAACACAATGGAGAAAATGATTACTTCTACTCACAAAAGTCTAACAATGTAACTTATAGGTGATGGCTTCATATCCACAGTTCTTTGATCAAGTGAGGAAAACAGAACAATGCTTCTTTC contains:
- the LOC105080997 gene encoding LOW QUALITY PROTEIN: olfactory receptor 5M5 (The sequence of the model RefSeq protein was modified relative to this genomic sequence to represent the inferred CDS: inserted 1 base in 1 codon; deleted 1 base in 1 codon; substituted 1 base at 1 genomic stop codon), which translates into the protein MPAPKEMVRRNSSLVTEFVLLGLMDRPDLQPILFVLFLVIYLITVGGNLGMLVLIRIDSRLHTPMYLFLDSLSCSDLCCFTNVTLKMLMNFLLEKKTISYTACXVRCYFFIAMVITEYYMLAVMAYDRYMAICXPLLYSSKMSKGVCICLIAGPYVYGFLSGLMETMWTHRLTFCGSNIINHFYCTDPPLIWLSCSDTFIKETSMFVVAGSKLSKSLLIILISYIFILIAILNMCSAEGKHKAFSTCGSHLVAVTVLYGTLFCMYVRPPTGKSAQQSKIIAVFYTFVSPMLNPIIYSLRNKDVKQAFQKLIRRNILLK